One genomic region from Vicia villosa cultivar HV-30 ecotype Madison, WI unplaced genomic scaffold, Vvil1.0 ctg.000790F_1_1, whole genome shotgun sequence encodes:
- the LOC131631208 gene encoding uncharacterized protein LOC131631208, which produces MKKKRTFVKFSQQSLSSTNSIIIAEREFYLPDDCWEHVFSFLINPVDETEDKNKLCFKSSLSLVSKQFLSITNRLIFSLRIYYPQLCILPRFFHRFSNLHSLDLWFASSHDLDDNAAIALALRDRPTLKSLSIFGIELKDANCVSSHYIDSFMSLKGLNSLKFRRSQISDDLLYSIAREGLPLKSFVLENCIGYSYHGIYDLLSKCRGIRHLGLQDVDFLNDHDVSRLSLLLPDLVSIYLNKCYELTESTLFAFIKNCNSLAKITMEDIYVRRESVKIYDILKDFDVNPQLKFLHLCSNIWIKDETLILFASVFPNLQLLDLSSWDEDYISKEGICQVLSKCWKLKHLNLSFGDNMRGLKINFVVQQLEVLNLSFTSVDDETLYEISKSCCGLLHLSLDGCEYVTEKGVMSVIENCTQLKKIDLAFCDNVNADVVVSMLSSRSSLGKDNCSSEVRLKFR; this is translated from the coding sequence atgaagaagaagagaacTTTTGTCAAATTTTCACAACAATCGCTTTCTTCTACAAATTCAATTATAATTGCAGAACGTGAGTTTTACTTACCAGATGACTGCTGGGAGCATGTCTTCTCATTCCTCATCAATCCAGTCGATGAAACCGAAGACAAAAACAAACTCTGCTTCAAATCCTCCCTATCTCTCGTCTCTAAACAATTTCTCTCCATCACTAACCGTCTCATATTCTCTCTCAGAATTTATTATCCACAACTTTGCATTCTCCCTCGTTTCTTTCATAGATTCTCCAACCTTCATTCTCTTGACCTCTGGTTCGCCTCCTCGCATGACCTCGACGACAATGCAGCCATTGCTTTGGCTCTCCGTGACAGACCAACATTGAAATCGTTATCTATTTTCGGAATTGAACTCAAGGATGCAAACTGCGTTTCTTCACATTACATTGATTCTTTCATGAGTTTGAAGGGTTTGAATTCTCTTAAGTTTCGGCGTTCGCAAATATCAGATGATTTGCTTTACTCTATTGCAAGAGAAggtcttcctttgaagagttttgtTCTTGAAAATTGTATCGGCTATAGTTACCATGGAATTTATGATTTGTTATCCAAGTGTCGTGGGATACGACATTTAGGTCTTCAAGATGTTGATTTTCTAAATGATCATGATGTTTCCCGATTGTCTTTACTTCTTCCTGATTTAGTATCTATATACCTTAATAAATGTTACGAGCTCACAGAATCAACTTTGTTTGCCTTCATTAAGAACTGTAATTCACTAGCTAAAATTACAATGGAAGACATATATGTTAGGAGGGAAAGTGTAAAAATTTacgatattttgaaagattttgatgtCAACCCTCAATTAAAGTTTCTACATCTGTGTTCCAATATATGGATAAAGGACGAGACCCTCATATTGTTTGCTTCCGTTTTTCCCAATTTGCAGCTTCTCGATTTAAGTTCTTGGGATGAGGACTACATATCTAAAGAAGGTATTTGTCAAGTTTTAAGTAAATGTTGGAAGCTTAAACATTTGAACTTGTCCTTTGGTGATAATATGAGAGGACTAAAAATAAACTTTGTAGTTCAGCAGCTAGAGGTGTTGAACTTATCCTTTACAAGTGTTGATGATGAAACACTCTATGAGATCTCAAAGAGTTGTTGTGGGCTTTTGCATTTATCATTGGATGGGTGTGAATATGTCACAGAAAAGGGAGTGATGAGCGTGATTGAAAACTGCACACAACTAAAAAAGATCGATTTGGCATTCTGTGATAATGTGAATGCTGATGTTGTTGTCTCAATGCTTTCATCAAGGTCATCATTAGGAAAAGATAATTGCTCCTCTGAAGTTCGGCTGAAGTTCAGATGA
- the LOC131631186 gene encoding uncharacterized protein LOC131631186 encodes MLAKRLSSFLKLSPKPNISSTVKDADEKQGKYFARKAVSFVLITITGGVALSALDDLSIYHGCSSKAMEDVSKNQAIIDAIGEPIVKGSWYNASLAVAHKRQSVSCSFPVSGPLGSGVLQLKAVRNGDDSWSSFFLHRDWEILVMDALLHVPGNEEKHQTLRMNLSPKLSPSIACTDCVACPSDRSEAKLSSNQQ; translated from the exons ATGTTGGCCAAGAGATTAAGCTCCTTCCTTAAACTCTCCCCTAAACCTAACATTTCCAG TACCGTGAAGGATGCAGATGAAAAACAGGGTAAATATTTTGCCCGTAAAGCAGTGTCGTTTGTTTTGATTACTATTACAGGCGGTGTTGCTCTGAGTGCTCTTGACGACCTTTCTATCTATCATGGTTGTAGCAG CAAGGCCATGGAGGATGTAAGCAAGAACCAGGCAATAATAGATGCTATTGGAGAACCAATTGTTAAAGGTTCTTGGTACAATGCATCTCTTGCAGTGGCTCATAAGAGGCAATCTGTATCTTGCTCATTTCCCGTTTCTGGACCACTAGGCTCAGGTGTCTTACAGCTGAAGGCAGTCCGCAATGGAG ATGACTCTTggtcttctttttttcttcatcgTGATTGGGAAATTTTAGTCATGGACGCTCTCCTCCATGTACCTGGGAACGAGGAGAAGCATCAGACATTACGGATGAATCTCTCACCCAAGTTGTCTCCTTCTATTGCTTGCACCGACTGTGTCGCTTGTCCATCCGATAGATCAGAGGCGAAGTTGAGTTCCAATCAACAATAG
- the LOC131631209 gene encoding uncharacterized protein LOC131631209 gives MGFGKKWLQWMDSCIFPSHMSIFVNGSATKDFKVQRGLRQGDPISPFLFVLAMEGLTALTRKSVEVGDFKPFKYGVEDHVDILQFADDTVVIGEHTCDNLWNMKVLLRGFELVSGLEINFHKNNIFGVHIGEWLLNPATSYLSCKKGNFPFKLLGI, from the coding sequence ATGGGGTTTGGGAAGAAATGGTTGCAATGGATGGACTCTTGCATTTTCCCTAGCCATATGTCCATTTTTGTAAACGGTAGTGCCACCAAAGATTTTAAGGTTCAAAGAGGATTACGTCAAGGTGATCcaatttctccttttcttttcgtTCTTGCTATGGAAGGTCTAACCGCTCTCACTAGAAAATCGGTGGAGGTGGGTGATTTTAAGCCGTTCAAATATGGTGTAGAAGATCAtgtggatattcttcaatttgcggatgacaccgtTGTTATTGGAGAGCACACTTGTGATAATCTTTGGAACATGAAAGTGTTGTTGCGAGGCTTTGAGCTTGTATCCGGTTTAGAAATCAACTTTCACAAAAATAACATTTTTGGAGTCCACATTGGCGAGTGGTTATTAAACCCGGCTACTTCTTATCTCTCTTGTAAGAAAGGAAACTTTCCTTTTAAACTCCTCGGCATTTGA